The following are encoded together in the Citrus sinensis cultivar Valencia sweet orange chromosome 1, DVS_A1.0, whole genome shotgun sequence genome:
- the LOC102606969 gene encoding serine/arginine-rich splicing factor RSZ22: MSRVYVGNLDSRVSERDLEDEFRVFGVIRSVWVARRPPGYAFIDFDDYRDAQDAIRELDGKNGWRVELSHNSRGGGGGRGGGRGRSGGSDLKCYECGEPGHFARECRLRGGSGRRRSRSPRYRRSPSYGRRSYSPRGRSPRRRSVSPRGRSYSRSPPYRGREELPYANGNGARDRRRSRS, translated from the exons ATGTCTCGTGTGTACGTGGGTAACTTGGATTCACGAGTTTCTGAGCGGGATCTTGAGGATGAGTTTCGTGTGTTTGGAGTTATTCGAAG TGTTTGGGTTGCTCGGAGGCCGCCTGGTTATGCTTTTATAGACTTTGATGACTATAGGGATGCACAGGATGCGATTCGTGAATTAGATG GCAAGAATGGCTGGAGAGTTGAGCTTTCTCACAATTCAAGAGGTGGAGGTGGTGGCCGCGGAGGGGGTCGTGGTCGCTCTGGTGGTTCTGATTTGAAGTGCTATGAGTGTGGTGAGCCTGGTCATTTTGCCCGTGAATGCCGTCTGCGTGGTGGTTCAGGGAGACGTCGTAGCCGCAGTCCGAGATATCGCAGGAGCCCAAGTTATGGACGAAG GAGTTACAGCCCTCGTGGGAGATCCCCAAGACGCCGCAGTGTGTCACCTCGTGGGCGTAGCTATAGCAGATCACCACCGTACCGTGGGCGTGAGGAGTTGCCATATGCCAACGG AAATGGTGCAAGGGATCGTCGCAGAAGCAGGAGCTGA